From the Gossypium hirsutum isolate 1008001.06 chromosome A02, Gossypium_hirsutum_v2.1, whole genome shotgun sequence genome, the window GCATTCTATTGAGGCTTCCCCAAAGGTGGATGTCCTGGATAGTGACCGTATGGTGGCTCATGTGCCGGAGGCTCATAAACTGGTGGTTTAGGTTTTGGCTTTTCTTCCTTTGGTGGTGCATAAACTGGTGGCTTAGGTGGTTTTGGCTCATATATTGGTGGGTTGTTGGGAGGTTGATACATTGGTGGCTTGGGTTCTGGTTTTTCTTTCTTTGGAGGTGTATAAACCGGTGGCTTCGGTGGCTTAGGTTCATACATTGGAGGTTTTTTTGGAGGTTCATACATTGGTGGTTTGGGTTCAGGTTTCTCTTTCTTTGGAGGTGTATAAACCGGTGGTTTTGGTGGCTTAGGTTCGTACATTGGAGGTTTTTTTGGAGGTTCATACACTGGTGGTTTGGGTTCAGGTTTCTCTTTCTTTGGAGGTGTATAAACCGGTGGCTTTGGCTCGGGCTTCTCCTTCTTTGGAGGTTCATATACGGGTGGTTTGGGTTCAGGTTTCTCTTTCTTTGGAGGTGTATAAATCGGTGGTTTTGGCTCAGGTTTCTCCTTCTTTGGAGGTTCATATACTGGTGGTTTAGGTTTAGGCTCCTCTTTCTTTGGAGGTGTATAAACTGGTGGCTTTGGCTCAGGCTTCTCCTTCTTTGGAGGTTCATACATTGGTGGTTTGGGTCCATGCTTCTCTTTCTTTGGAGGTGCATAAACCGGTGGCTTAGGTTCAGGCTTCTCCTTTTTTGGTGGTTCATACACTGGTGGCTTAGGTTCATATGGTGGTGGTTTCACCTTGGGAGGCTTGAATACAGGAGTAGGGGGTTTCCCATAATTTGGTGACTCATAGGTACCAAATGTGGGAGTGGTGAGAGTCACCACTCCAAGTAGGAATACTAGCAAGTGTGTTGTAGACATCATTGAGTCTTGGCTTTCCATGGTGCCATGAGAAGGGTTCTTTTTATAGTAGTTTTGGAGCGCTGTTGTTAGCGCatatgtcaaaaaatttatttgtttacGTACCTTTGTAAATAGTCTGCTAGATGTTATTAAATCTTTTAAATTATTCATGAATGTAATAGGGTCCATGTAGGTACAAGTTAGTTGAAATTTTGGACTATGGATACGCAAGACTGAGTCATGAttgaagaaaattataaaatatatcataggttctt encodes:
- the LOC107936249 gene encoding repetitive proline-rich cell wall protein 1, with the protein product MESQDSMMSTTHLLVFLLGVVTLTTPTFGTYESPNYGKPPTPVFKPPKVKPPPYEPKPPVYEPPKKEKPEPKPPVYAPPKKEKHGPKPPMYEPPKKEKPEPKPPVYTPPKKEEPKPKPPVYEPPKKEKPEPKPPIYTPPKKEKPEPKPPVYEPPKKEKPEPKPPVYTPPKKEKPEPKPPVYEPPKKPPMYEPKPPKPPVYTPPKKEKPEPKPPMYEPPKKPPMYEPKPPKPPVYTPPKKEKPEPKPPMYQPPNNPPIYEPKPPKPPVYAPPKEEKPKPKPPVYEPPAHEPPYGHYPGHPPLGKPQ